A genomic region of Desulfosporosinus sp. Sb-LF contains the following coding sequences:
- a CDS encoding transposase yields the protein MDNVEQLLRFVKFAIKHTNKQRTQIMMITTCMEMALKTSFKIMRARWDIENSIFNNLKRECGLEHCFVHGGKAVEAVLYLIFIASNIMQLFLFRRLKKHFTTQREMVRLLLKELFLMKYKAELVFSSS from the coding sequence ATGGACAACGTGGAGCAACTGCTGCGTTTTGTGAAATTTGCCATTAAACATACTAACAAGCAACGCACACAGATTATGATGATAACGACTTGTATGGAGATGGCACTGAAGACATCGTTTAAAATAATGAGAGCACGTTGGGATATTGAAAACTCAATTTTTAATAACTTGAAACGCGAATGTGGCTTAGAGCATTGCTTTGTGCATGGAGGGAAAGCAGTAGAAGCTGTGCTTTATCTGATATTTATTGCTTCTAATATAATGCAATTATTTCTATTTAGGCGATTGAAAAAACACTTTACAACTCAACGAGAAATGGTAAGGCTTTTATTAAAAGAGCTATTTCTGATGAAGTATAAAGCCGAATTGGTTTTTAGCAGCTCGTAG
- a CDS encoding DinB family protein, whose amino-acid sequence MREFLFDQLKVIRNNTINAVKELSERQVDSVPEGFNNNIRWNLGHVYVVQERFAFGFIKEPMLMPEGFTELFGRDSKPSEWKVQPPTLPELIKLLEDQTSRIEEKLSNRLDEVVEKPYAMPSGLTLKTPGEFLTFSMYHEGMHVQTIKMLKRFGL is encoded by the coding sequence TTGAGAGAATTTCTATTTGACCAACTAAAAGTTATACGTAATAACACGATTAATGCGGTGAAAGAACTCAGTGAAAGGCAGGTGGATTCAGTACCTGAAGGTTTTAATAATAACATCCGTTGGAATCTGGGCCATGTTTATGTAGTACAAGAACGCTTTGCTTTTGGCTTCATAAAAGAACCAATGCTAATGCCAGAAGGATTTACAGAGCTTTTTGGGCGTGACTCTAAACCCTCTGAGTGGAAGGTACAACCGCCAACATTACCCGAGCTGATTAAATTATTGGAAGATCAAACTAGTCGAATCGAAGAAAAGCTAAGCAACCGCCTGGACGAAGTCGTTGAAAAGCCATACGCTATGCCTTCGGGATTAACCTTAAAGACTCCAGGCGAATTCCTTACATTTTCTATGTATCATGAAGGTATGCATGTTCAAACAATTAAAATGTTGAAGAGGTTTGGCTTATAG
- a CDS encoding DUF6508 domain-containing protein, giving the protein MNKHELNKYAISLAEKSFQDRGFKIEDALPAAQVDFLAVLSSSKRMKIKVRAISQLGSYVFIPKRKFNIEDPDLYMVVQYIPHENNERIMYIIPATEWGKDIYPFKGKDYDKPGQVSEPEWGISFSGKAKDAMEPYRFTKYVMKLLADEDCRRLVSHINYFENNTKFYDVDEGGMHNNVIQLPCYHYNEGFINFIDDFYKSSLSEPNYLELIQPYLDKKLNLNDLIKSADYNLLRVIFTFNVRGEHFCDGFWAGALENKTFLNILYRLKELIE; this is encoded by the coding sequence ATGAATAAACATGAGTTAAATAAATATGCAATATCTTTAGCTGAAAAGTCTTTCCAAGACCGGGGGTTTAAGATTGAAGATGCTTTGCCCGCCGCTCAAGTTGATTTTCTTGCAGTTTTGAGTAGTAGTAAAAGAATGAAGATCAAAGTAAGAGCAATCTCACAACTTGGTAGCTACGTTTTTATTCCTAAGAGGAAATTCAATATTGAAGATCCTGATCTCTATATGGTGGTACAATATATTCCTCATGAAAACAATGAAAGAATAATGTACATAATCCCAGCTACTGAGTGGGGGAAAGACATTTATCCATTCAAGGGTAAGGATTATGATAAACCAGGACAAGTTTCAGAACCAGAATGGGGTATTTCTTTTTCCGGGAAAGCAAAAGATGCAATGGAGCCATACCGATTCACTAAGTACGTGATGAAATTGTTGGCAGATGAAGATTGCAGGAGATTGGTAAGTCACATCAATTATTTTGAGAATAATACCAAGTTTTACGACGTAGATGAAGGGGGAATGCATAATAACGTAATTCAGTTGCCGTGCTATCATTACAATGAAGGGTTTATCAATTTCATAGACGATTTTTACAAGTCGAGCTTAAGTGAACCGAACTATTTGGAATTAATTCAACCATATCTTGATAAAAAACTGAATTTAAATGATTTGATTAAGTCTGCAGACTATAATCTGTTACGGGTAATATTTACTTTTAACGTTCGAGGAGAACACTTCTGCGATGGATTTTGGGCGGGAGCACTTGAAAATAAAACCTTCCTCAATATCTTATACAGGTTGAAAGAACTCATAGAATAG